The following are encoded together in the Cynocephalus volans isolate mCynVol1 chromosome 4, mCynVol1.pri, whole genome shotgun sequence genome:
- the LOC134374611 gene encoding olfactory receptor 14C36-like, which produces MANSTVMMEFLLMGFSDVWELRVLHVISFSLMYVVTLMGNILIVIVTTLDRSLHTPMYYFLRNLSVLDACYISVTVPNSCINSLLDSSTISKSGCVSQVFLVVFFVYVELLFLTIMACDRYVAICRPLHYPVIMNSRICIQTTLASLFSGLVYAGVHTGNTFRLPFCQSNVIHQFFCDIPSLLKLSCSDTLTNEIVIVASGLGIGGGCFIFIIWSYVHIFSTVLNVPNRADRAKAFSTCVPHIFVVSIFLSSGFYVYLRPSAISATMQDMVLSVFYSIIPPLVNPIIYSLRNEQIKCAIKKTIKRMIYSGNM; this is translated from the coding sequence ATGGCCAATTCTACTGTGATGATGGAATTTCTCCTCATGGGGTTTTCTGACGTGTGGGAACTACGGGTTTTGCACGTTATATCCTTCTCTCTCATGTATGTGGTGACTCTAATGGGAAACATTCTCATTGTTATTGTCACTACTCTTGACAGGAGCCTTCACACACCCATGTACTACTTCCTCAGGAATCTGTCTGTCTTGGATGCATGCTACATTTCTGTAACGGTCCCTAACTCATGCATCAATTCCCTGCTCGACAGCAGCACCATTTCAAAGTCAGGATGTGTATCTCAGGTCTTCCTAGTGGTTTTCTTTGTGTATGTGGAGCTTCTGTTTCTCACCATCATGGCCTGTGACCGCTATGTAGCCATCTGTCGGCCCCTCCACTACCCTGTGATCATGAACTCTCGAATCTGCATCCAAACAACACTGGCCTCTCTGTTCAGTGGTCTTGTCTATGCAGGTGTGCACACTGGCAACACATTCCGGCTGCCCTTCTGTCAGTCCAATGTTATTCACCAGTTCTTCTGTGACATCCCCTCTCTACTGAAGCTCTCTTGCTCTGACACCCTCACCAATGAGATTGTGATTGTTGCCTCTGGTCTTGGAATTGGTGGAGgctgtttcattttcattatctgGTCTTATGTTCACATCTTTTCTACTGTGCTCAATGTTCCAAATAGAGCCGACAGAGCAAAGGCTTTTTCAACCTGTGTCCCCCACATCTTCGTAGTGTCAATCTTCCTCAGCTCAGGCTTTTATGTGTACCTGAGGCCATCTGCAATATCTGCAACAATGCAGGATATGGTCCTTTCTGTGTTCTATTCTATAATTCCTCCTCTTGTCAATCCTATTATTTACAGTCttagaaatgaacaaataaagtgTGCCatcaaaaaaaccataaaaagaatgatttaTTCAGGAAATATGTAG